The Malus domestica chromosome 13, GDT2T_hap1 genome includes a window with the following:
- the LOC103451938 gene encoding WAT1-related protein At5g40240-like yields the protein MGRIAALPIVGMVLAECAQAGLIIISKIAMSNGMSNLIFLCYSNALAALILLPISLVFHRSERPPLTISIIGWFFLLGLIGFMAQFLGYAGINFSSPTLSTAMLNLIPAFTFVLAVIFRMERIDMRSFSSLAKTVGTIVSISGAFIVTLYKGPPILKTSSSVMTDVLSHKQLISERSNWVLGGVCVAANCVLASAWIIVQASVLKKYRAELIMVFYYCFFVAIQSVVVSSILERDLRSWELTPKIRWIAVLYSAVFGSAFQVGVSTWCLRRTGPVFVAMFKPLGIIVTVFIGVTFLGDTFYLGSLIGAIVIVIGFYSVMWGKANEEKMDEDAGEESLASIKQQVPLLQSHIEEI from the exons ATGGGAAGGATCGCAGCACTGCCCATTGTTGGGATGGTGTTGGCTGAGTGTGCACAAGCTGGGCTAATTATAATAAGCAAAATAGCCATGTCCAATGGCATGAGCAACCTCATCTTCCTCTGCTACTCCAACGCACTCGCCGCCCTCATTCTCCTCCCAATTTCTCTAGTCTTCCACAG ATCTGAGCGTCCTCCTCTCACTATCTCGATAATCGGATGGTTCTTCTTGCTTGGTTTAATTGG attcatggcgCAGTTTCTTGGGTATGCTGGGATTAATTTTAGTTCTCCTACTCTGAGTACAGCTATGCTCAACCTCATTCCAGCTTTTACCTTTGTACTTGCAGTTATCTTCAG AATGGAAAGAATTGACATGAGAAGCTTCAGTAGCCTAGCCAAAACAGTGGGAACAATAGTTTCAATTTCAGGGGCTTTCATTGTGACTCTTTACAAGGGACCCCCAATTCTGAAGACATCCTCAAGTGTTATGACTGATGTGTTGTCTCATAAACAACTTATCTCAGAACGGTCAAACTGGGTACTTGGAGGAGTGTGTGTAGCGGCTAATTGTGTGTTGGCCTCAGCTTGGATTATCGTACAG GCATCAGTCCTAAAGAAATACCGCGCCGAGCTGATCATGGTCTTTTATTATTGCTTCTTTGTTGCTATTCAATCTGTAGTAGTCTCTTCAATTTTAGAAAGAGACCTGCGTTCGTGGGAATTAACTCCTAAAATCAGGTGGATCGCTGTTCTATACTCG GCAGTGTTTGGCTCAGCATTCCAGGTTGGTGTATCTACTTGGTGCCTTAGAAGGACAGGGCCTGTTTTCGTAGCTATGTTCAAGCCTTTGGGGATTATCGTTACAGTTTTCATTGGTGTTACCTTCTTAGGGGATACTTTCTACCTTGGGAG TTTGATAGGGGCAATTGTTATTGTCATTGGATTTTATTCTGTGATGTGGGGCAAAGCCAACGAAGAGAAGATGGATGAGGATGCAGGGGAAGAGAGCCTGGCATCAATCAAACAGCAGGTCCCTCTATTGCAAAGCCACATTGAAGAAATatag